A single window of Gossypium arboreum isolate Shixiya-1 chromosome 13, ASM2569848v2, whole genome shotgun sequence DNA harbors:
- the LOC108462616 gene encoding uncharacterized protein LOC108462616 gives MYVATTEKDAPGEYPWKINFDKASNVIGNKIEAVLVSPNGGRYPFTSKLDFDCTNNMAEYEACIMGIGAAIELNIKVLKVYRDSALVIYQLKGEREARDPKLIEYRRLVLELIKEFNDITFCYLPQDENEMADSLATLDSIVNKQEDVKPIKMGIYKAPAHCYNIEKEERDNHHWFHNILQYVKNREYPKQATKNDKRTLRRLANDYGTLRRLANDFVLDGEILYKRRKDQVLLRCVDTVEAKKILEEVHEGVCGAHANASTGVTPFSLVYGIEVIFPIEVEIPSLQVLS, from the exons ATGTATGTTGCAACCACTGAAAAAGATGCTCCAGGAGAATATCCCTGGAAAATAAATTTTGACAAAGCCTCAAACGTCATAGGTAACAAAATTGaagcagtcttggtatccccaaacggagGTCGTTATCCTTTTACCAGTAAACTTgactttgattgcacaaataacaTGGCAGagtacgaagcatgcatcatgggtattGGTGCAGCTATAGAACTTAACATCAAGGTGCTAAAGGTATATAGGGATTCTGCATTAGTgatctatcaactcaaaggtgaacgAGAGGCAAGAGATCCCAAGTTGATCGAGTATAGAAGACTGGTTCtagagttaattaaagagtttaatGACATCACCTTCTGCTACCTCCCGCAAGATGAAAATGAAATGGCCGACTCCTTGGCTACCTTAGATTCCATAGTAAATAAACAAGAGGATGTAAAACCTATCAAGATGGGTATTTATAAGGCTCCGGCACATTGTTACAATATCGAGAAAGAAGAAAGGGATAATCACCATTGGTTCCACAACATATTACAGTATGTAAAGAACCGTGAATACCCTAAGCAGGCAACCAAGAATGATAAAAGGACACTAAGAAGACTGGCTAATGACTATGGGACACTAAGGAGACTAGCTAATGACTTTGTCTTAGATGGTGAGATCTtatataaaagaagaaaggatcaggtgTTACTAAGATGTGTAGATACTGTCGAagctaagaaaatcttagaagaagtccatgagggtgtTTGTGGagcacatgctaatg CCTCCACCGGGGTAacacctttctcattggtttatggaataGAGGTAATTTTTCCCATTGAAGTTGAGATTCCTTCTCTCCAAGTTTTATCATAA